One stretch of Halapricum desulfuricans DNA includes these proteins:
- a CDS encoding 2,5-diamino-6-(ribosylamino)-4(3H)-pyrimidinone 5'-phosphate reductase, translated as MQVIVNAAASVDGKLSTRRREQVAISGPEDFDRVDALRADSDAVMVGVGTVLADDPSLTVDDPDRIDARIDRGDPPQPTRVIADSRLRTPEDATVYDDSAETILLTSEAAGDAVADARARGVTVIVAGDDRVDLSAAFDRLSARGIEQVMVEGGGELLFSLFEAELVDELSVFVGSLVIGGRDAPTLADGDGFVESFADLRLDEVERLDDGVLLRYTVR; from the coding sequence ATGCAGGTCATTGTCAACGCCGCCGCGAGCGTCGACGGCAAACTCTCGACGCGCCGCCGCGAGCAGGTCGCGATCAGCGGTCCCGAGGACTTCGACCGCGTCGACGCGCTGCGAGCCGACAGCGACGCGGTGATGGTCGGCGTCGGGACCGTGCTGGCCGACGATCCGTCCCTGACCGTCGACGACCCGGATCGCATCGACGCCCGGATCGACCGCGGGGACCCCCCACAGCCGACCCGCGTGATCGCCGATTCGCGGCTTCGCACACCGGAGGACGCGACCGTCTACGACGACAGCGCGGAGACGATCCTGCTGACCAGCGAGGCTGCCGGCGACGCCGTCGCTGACGCCCGAGCGAGGGGTGTGACTGTCATCGTCGCCGGCGACGACCGGGTCGATCTCTCAGCGGCGTTCGACCGGCTCTCGGCCCGCGGTATCGAACAGGTGATGGTCGAGGGCGGCGGCGAACTCCTCTTTTCGCTTTTCGAGGCCGAACTCGTCGACGAGTTGTCCGTGTTCGTCGGCTCGCTGGTTATCGGCGGGCGTGACGCGCCGACACTGGCAGACGGCGACGGCTTCGTCGAGTCGTTCGCGGATCTGCGACTGGACGAGGTCGAACGGCTCGACGACGGCGTCCTCCTGCGGTATACCGTGCGCTGA
- a CDS encoding rSAM-partnered protein, with the protein MPVRPAARTAADRSDPEVIPDAEWAVFTRETPTDPMVHTGTVRADDETDARERAASLFPGVDARWLCPADVIDRDVSTAIEGGESS; encoded by the coding sequence ATGCCAGTTCGACCAGCAGCACGGACGGCGGCCGACCGGAGCGATCCCGAGGTGATCCCCGACGCGGAGTGGGCGGTGTTCACTCGAGAGACGCCGACGGATCCGATGGTCCATACCGGAACTGTCCGGGCCGACGACGAGACGGACGCCCGCGAGCGTGCGGCGTCGCTGTTCCCGGGTGTCGACGCCCGGTGGCTCTGTCCGGCCGACGTGATCGACCGCGACGTATCGACGGCGATCGAGGGCGGTGAGTCGTCGTGA
- a CDS encoding radical SAM/SPASM domain-containing protein, translating into MIRLDALLCDCEHPTAPPSGTPTVEWELANETLLGDRGPLSPAERRAVVDQLADFGVETLRLSGSADLDAAAVDELVSRADDRGLETTLRPGGQRLDHARLESLSDAGLHRISVRVEGLSTPLQKHAAADDIDAALETLRAADDTELATELRFPLHADSVTHMEEIYDLAALLSADRFRLTHVPEPELDGERRRRAVQRIADLTRDAHERNNHIETVLSGGIDAGYVTEYARDNLDGECATDVREALRERLGAAPSPPVAKLGPAGRVYPGTFWDRYALGTVRDRPFGAIWTDDSNPLLERLRHEEAGLPDRCRSCQFGDVCSGGSRGRALTAHDDPFEPDPVCYVHEEPAVGGSAAESPAD; encoded by the coding sequence GTGATCCGACTCGACGCGCTTCTCTGTGACTGTGAGCACCCGACGGCCCCGCCCTCGGGCACGCCGACCGTCGAGTGGGAGCTCGCGAACGAGACACTGCTCGGCGACCGCGGACCGCTATCGCCCGCCGAGCGGCGTGCCGTCGTCGATCAGCTCGCGGATTTCGGCGTCGAAACGCTCCGGCTGTCTGGCTCCGCCGACCTCGACGCGGCGGCTGTCGACGAACTGGTCTCCCGTGCCGACGACCGCGGTCTGGAGACGACGTTGCGTCCCGGCGGACAGCGACTCGATCACGCACGGCTGGAGTCGCTGTCCGACGCAGGTCTACACCGGATCAGTGTCCGTGTCGAAGGCCTGTCGACCCCGCTACAGAAACACGCCGCTGCCGACGACATCGACGCCGCGCTGGAGACGCTCCGGGCGGCCGACGACACGGAACTGGCGACCGAGTTGCGCTTCCCGCTACACGCCGACAGCGTCACTCACATGGAGGAGATCTACGACCTCGCGGCGCTTCTGTCTGCCGACCGGTTCCGGCTCACGCACGTTCCCGAACCCGAACTCGACGGGGAACGGCGTCGACGGGCCGTCCAGCGGATCGCGGATCTGACCCGCGACGCACACGAGCGGAACAACCACATCGAGACCGTTCTGAGCGGCGGCATCGACGCCGGATACGTGACCGAGTACGCCCGGGACAACCTCGACGGGGAGTGTGCGACCGACGTTCGGGAAGCCCTGCGCGAACGGCTCGGGGCCGCGCCTTCCCCGCCGGTGGCGAAACTCGGCCCGGCCGGGCGGGTGTATCCCGGCACGTTCTGGGACCGGTACGCGCTGGGCACGGTTCGGGACCGGCCGTTCGGCGCGATCTGGACCGACGACTCGAACCCGCTACTGGAGCGGCTCCGCCACGAGGAAGCCGGGCTGCCCGACAGATGCCGGAGCTGTCAGTTCGGCGACGTCTGCAGCGGCGGCTCCCGTGGACGCGCGCTGACCGCTCACGACGACCCCTTCGAACCGGACCCTGTGTGTTACGTCCACGAGGAACCCGCGGTCGGCGGATCGGCCGCCGAATCGCCGGCTGACTGA
- a CDS encoding SAM hydrolase/SAM-dependent halogenase family protein has protein sequence MITLSSDFGSPYPAAMKGVILRASDARLVDVSHQFPRQDVEAAAFWLREILPYFPPAVHCVVVDPGVGTERAAIVIRAGEHALVGPDNGVLVPVARELAGDFEVFEVEYDDPGSVTFHGRDVFAPAAATVHEAGVDGFEREDGFVEADSFADLSFPEPVEREDGVTGEVLVVDDFGNAITNIPGEHLEGQFGSDVTVNGVWAPARRTYAAVGPDKRVVTVGSHGNVELAVNQGRGDKRFSVGPGARVRLRWT, from the coding sequence ATGATTACACTCAGCTCCGACTTCGGGTCGCCGTATCCCGCCGCGATGAAAGGGGTCATTCTCCGGGCGAGCGACGCCCGTCTCGTCGACGTCTCTCACCAGTTCCCCCGCCAGGACGTCGAGGCCGCGGCCTTCTGGCTCCGGGAGATTCTGCCGTACTTCCCGCCCGCGGTCCACTGTGTCGTCGTCGATCCGGGCGTCGGCACCGAGCGGGCGGCGATCGTGATTCGGGCCGGCGAGCACGCGCTGGTCGGGCCCGACAACGGCGTCCTCGTTCCGGTCGCGCGCGAACTCGCCGGGGACTTCGAGGTCTTCGAGGTCGAGTACGACGATCCCGGGAGCGTCACCTTCCACGGTCGAGACGTGTTCGCGCCCGCGGCCGCGACCGTCCACGAGGCCGGAGTCGACGGCTTCGAGCGCGAGGACGGGTTCGTCGAGGCGGACTCGTTCGCGGACCTCTCCTTTCCCGAGCCCGTCGAGCGCGAGGACGGCGTCACCGGCGAGGTGCTCGTCGTCGACGACTTCGGCAACGCGATCACCAACATCCCCGGCGAGCATCTCGAGGGACAGTTCGGCTCGGACGTGACCGTCAACGGCGTGTGGGCACCCGCTCGCCGGACCTACGCGGCGGTCGGTCCGGACAAGCGCGTGGTCACCGTCGGCAGCCACGGCAACGTCGAACTCGCGGTCAATCAGGGGCGGGGCGACAAGCGCTTCTCCGTCGGCCCGGGCGCGCGGGTCCGGCTTCGGTGGACGTGA
- the cofH gene encoding 7,8-didemethyl-8-hydroxy-5-deazariboflavin synthase subunit CofH, whose protein sequence is MVAAEPNAGGALEFEHRPTSDQHFENALAKARDGTRLAVADAIELLTTGSDSEGIDRERKEQVLEAADYRRAERVGREVTFVANLNNNVTTACNTGCLFCNFKDRSDQFLESSDADHGGFTKTPARSREVVADAVERGIYEVTSVSGLHPALALDAEHRDVLEASERGDLNYRSPDAYETDPGTYVEQIEAMSVDGVHVHSMTPEEAEHARRGTSWSYEEVYRRLVEAGLDSAPGTAAEILVDEVRDVICPGKIDTDGWLDAMEAAASVGLDITATIMYGHVENAAHRAIHLDRIRELQDRTGAITEFIPLSFVHQNTPLYDYGLVEGGPSVHEDELMIAVSRLFFDNIEHIQASWVKYGDEQGLKLLNAGADDFMGTILSEEITKRAGGEFGEYRSFDQYVELIESIGRVPVERSTDYRTRRRIDGDPPHGPTLGPKADGTPLIE, encoded by the coding sequence ATGGTTGCTGCCGAACCGAACGCCGGGGGCGCACTCGAGTTCGAGCATCGCCCCACGAGTGACCAGCACTTCGAGAACGCGCTGGCGAAAGCCCGCGACGGGACGCGACTGGCGGTCGCCGACGCGATCGAACTGCTCACGACCGGCAGCGACAGCGAGGGGATCGACCGCGAGCGCAAAGAGCAGGTGCTCGAGGCCGCCGACTACCGCCGCGCCGAACGGGTCGGCCGGGAGGTCACGTTCGTCGCCAACCTCAACAACAACGTCACGACCGCCTGCAACACCGGCTGTCTGTTCTGCAACTTCAAGGACCGCTCCGACCAGTTCCTCGAATCGTCCGACGCTGATCACGGCGGGTTCACCAAGACGCCCGCCCGGTCCCGCGAGGTCGTCGCCGACGCCGTCGAGCGCGGGATCTACGAGGTGACCTCCGTCTCGGGGCTGCACCCCGCGCTGGCGCTCGACGCCGAACACCGCGACGTACTCGAGGCGAGCGAGCGCGGCGACCTGAACTACCGCTCGCCGGACGCCTACGAGACCGATCCGGGGACCTACGTCGAGCAGATCGAGGCGATGAGCGTCGACGGCGTCCATGTCCACTCGATGACCCCCGAGGAGGCCGAGCACGCCCGCCGCGGGACGTCGTGGAGCTACGAGGAGGTCTACCGGCGGCTGGTCGAGGCGGGGCTCGACTCCGCGCCGGGGACGGCCGCCGAGATCCTCGTCGACGAGGTCCGGGACGTCATCTGCCCGGGCAAGATCGACACCGACGGCTGGCTGGACGCGATGGAGGCCGCCGCGTCGGTGGGGCTTGACATCACCGCGACGATCATGTACGGCCACGTCGAGAACGCCGCCCATCGCGCGATCCACCTCGATCGAATCCGGGAGCTACAGGACCGGACGGGCGCGATCACCGAGTTCATCCCGCTGTCTTTCGTCCACCAGAACACCCCGCTGTACGACTACGGGCTGGTCGAGGGCGGCCCGAGCGTCCACGAGGACGAGCTGATGATCGCCGTTTCGCGGCTGTTTTTCGACAACATCGAGCATATCCAAGCTTCGTGGGTCAAGTACGGCGACGAGCAGGGACTGAAGCTGCTCAACGCCGGCGCGGACGACTTCATGGGGACGATCCTCTCCGAGGAGATCACCAAGCGCGCCGGCGGTGAGTTCGGCGAGTACCGCTCGTTCGACCAGTACGTCGAGCTGATCGAGTCGATCGGACGGGTTCCCGTCGAGCGTTCGACCGACTACCGGACGCGCCGCCGGATCGACGGCGACCCGCCCCACGGCCCGACGCTCGGTCCGAAGGCCGACGGGACGCCGCTGATCGAGTGA